One window of the Prosthecobacter dejongeii genome contains the following:
- a CDS encoding GIY-YIG nuclease family protein, with amino-acid sequence MSSSDSPTPAEGKSIEAKTWCLYVLRCRDGSLYCGITNDLHRRLDMHREGKGAKYTRGRGPLWLLGSWPHGDMPAALKAERVFKALSRAQKEKWLEANLQPSSKI; translated from the coding sequence ATGTCCAGTTCTGACTCGCCGACTCCTGCTGAAGGTAAATCCATCGAAGCCAAGACCTGGTGCCTGTATGTGCTGCGTTGTCGAGATGGGAGCCTCTACTGTGGCATCACCAATGATCTGCATCGGCGGCTGGACATGCACCGCGAAGGCAAGGGGGCGAAGTACACGCGGGGTAGGGGACCTCTATGGCTGCTAGGCTCTTGGCCACATGGCGATATGCCTGCGGCATTGAAAGCCGAGCGTGTCTTTAAAGCTCTCAGCCGAGCTCAAAAAGAAAAATGGCTGGAGGCGAACCTCCAGCCATCTTCAAAAATCTGA